GGAAATAATGGTGACGCCTTTTGGAAGGTTGCagcttcttgatctcttccttctgcttgaTGATTGTGGATATTGTAGAAGGATTGCGGCCATACTCCTTTGCCAAGTCGATGATACGAATGCCACGCTCATACTTTGTGATAATTTCACGTTTTGCTTCCATCGTGATCATTTTCTtaggttttttcttttcactagctTTGTCTTTAGCTTTGGGACCCATggttaataacaaaataaagtatatatatccaaaataagacgaaaaatgagcacaaacacaacaaataacACAGTGTTTGAACAATGAGGCATCAACAAACAAACTGAGCTGGCGGCAGCCGACCGCAGATTTTGCTACCTAAGGGCGTTCGCTTCTACAATAATTATTATCGTTCATCGTATCTCAAATTTTTCGTTGTATGTTGGAGCATAAATTTTCGAATATTTCGTGTCATATCTCAAAATAATCGTAAGTTAGGACGACCGTATCTTAAGGTATCACTGTATATAcggtacaaataaataaataattaaataaataaataaataaataaatatatatatatatatatatatatatatatatatatatatatatatatatatatatatatatatatatatatatatatatatatatatatatatatatatatatatatatatatatatatatatatatatatatatatatatatatatatatatatatatatatatatatatatatatatatatatatatatatatatatatatatatatatatatatatatatatatatatatatatatatatatatatatatatatatatatatatatatatatatatatatatatatatatatatatatatatatatatatatatatatatatatatatatatatatatatatatatatatatatatatatatatatatatatatatatatatatatatatatatatatatatatatatatatatatatatatatatatatatatatatatatatatatatatatatatatatatatatatatatatatatatatatatatatatatatatatatatatatatatatatatatatatatatatatatatatatatatatatatatatatatatatatatatatatatatatatatatatatatatatatatatatatacatatatacacacatacatatatatatatatatatatatatatatatatatatatatatatatatatatatatatatatatatatatatatatatatatatatatatatatatatatatatatatatatatatatatatatatatatatatatatatatatatatatatatatatatatatatatatatatatatatatatatatatatatatatatatatatatatatatatatatatatatatatatatatatatatatatatatatatatatatatatatatatatatatatatatatatatatatatatatatatatatatatatatatatatatatatatatatatatatatatatatatatatatatatatatatatatatatatatatatatatatatatatatatatatatatatatatatatatatatatatatatatatatatatatatatatatatatatatatatatatatatatatatatatatatatatatatatatatatatatatatatatatatatatatatatatatatatatatatatatatatatatatatatatatatatatatatatatatatatatatatatatatatatatatatatatatatatatatatatatatatatatatatatatatatatatatatatatatatatatatatatatatatatatatatatatatatatatatatatatatatatatatatatatatatatatatatatatatatatatatatatatatatatatatatatatatatatatatatatatatatatatatatatatatatatatatatatatatatatatatatatatatatatatatatatatatatatatatatatatatatatacaaatatatatgcaatatatatacatatatatatatatatatatatatatatatatatatatatatatatatatatataggtccATTGTTTTGTTGGtcgatatgtatatatatatatatatatatatatatatatatatatatatatatatatatatatatacacattcgACCAACGAAACAATGGACCTCCTATCAACGGATTTCgtaaactacggacaaattctggagtccagTTTAATCTACGGACAAATATTAAAATGCTCGCGATTGTCCATTCCCACCAAtttattgtccggtaggtggcgggtcggtcgcgtcatcagctgttggtcgccatgtttaatcttcagtccgtccgttttcaaccaacagggaacattgtccagtgcttaccacggctttttttgcatttgtacccttcccaGGAGTGCTTAACCTATTCAAAATGCCTCTtaaacctagtaaaccagtgaagcGTAATCGAAAGGCAgctaagcttgaactaatacgaaaattagaaaattttacgtattttacgtacattttatagttttttacgtacttttgcaatcttcggacagggtcgtgcacgcatttgtccgttctttcgagggtcgagtgggtgtatatatatatatatatatatatatatatatatatatatatatatatatatatatatatatatatatatatatatatatatatatatatatatatatatatatatatatatatatatatatatatatatatatatatatatatatatatatatatatatatatatatatatatatatatatatatatatatatatatatatatatatatatatatatatatatatatatatatatatatatatatatatatatatatatatatatatatatatatatatatatatatatatatatatatatatatatatatatatatatatatatatatatatatatatatatatatatatatatatatatatatatatatatatatatatatatatatatatatatatatatatatatatatatatatatatatatatatatatatatatatatatatatatatatatatatatatatatatatatatatatatatatatatatatatatatatatatatatatatatatatatatatatatatatatatatatatatatatatatatatatatatatatatatatatatatatatatatatatatatatatatatatatatatatatatatatatatatatatatatatatatatatatatatatatatatatatacacatacatatacatatatacatacatatatatatatatatatatatatatatatatatatatatatatatatatatatatatatatatatacatatacatatatatatatatacacacatacacacatatatatatatatatatatatatacatatatacatatatacacatacacatatatatatatatatatatatatacacacacacacatacacacacacacacacacacatatacacacacacacacacacatatatacatacacatatacacacatatacacacacacacacacatatacacatatatatatatatatatatatatatatatatatatatatatatatatatatatatatatatatatatatatatatatatatatatatatatatatatatatatatatatatatatatatatatatatatatatatatatatatatatatatatatatatatatatatatatatatatatatatatatatatatatatatatatatatatatatatatatatatatatatatatatatatatatatatatatatatatatatatatatatatatatatatatatatatatatatatatatatatatatatatatatatatatatatatatatatatatatatatatatatatatatatatatatatatatatatatatatatatatatatatatatatatatatatatatatatatatatatatatatatatatatatatatatatatatatatatatatatatatatatatatatatatatatatatatatatatatatatatatatatatatatttacgggTGAACAAACTGGTGAAAGTCTTTTAGGCCGTGTCTTTTCCTTTAGTGACCCGCTTTTATTCACCGTGTACATAAGATTGTATAAACTAATAACTTAATACACTTAAGCCACAACACGGAGTATATTTTCCCATAAACCAAAAgactaatataaataatatgCCGCTCGACCACAAAACGCTGCTACTCCTGAAGTACTACATCTGGCACTCATTACCTGCCAGATTACCTGTGGTACTTCTGCCTGTCTTCACCTTGCCAGTGAGTCAACGCTACCTGCCTTCGACTGGTAGTTCAATAGGTATATGTTTTCGGTGTCGGTGAATATTACAGCCGTGCcggtaacatatatatatatatatatatatatatatatatatatatatatatatatatatatatatatatatatatatatacatatacaggcaacccccgtatAACGAAGGtacacacaacgaaatttcgctataacgaaggtttcattttactaccatctgctcgtttaacgaacaccaaactcgctttaacgaagttttatccaggtcattttttttccaaatttgaaagccccactgtcatgcaagctgacaggcttttgaatacatcaggagctgctggtactaaggcctgcctgaggaggaatcctgagacacctatggaataaagatcaagatcaagcctctcgtggacaacacaggctctgccgatacaaaggcctgactcagaagaaattctgtgtcacctgtagcatcaagatcaagatcaagatcgcacgcaccactcactgcccagtcaaaacataacagcgtcaccagcagctcatcttccttagttcaacttaccaccaaaacaccctgcaatgtggcctaacgttcctaagaagaccaggaagtgtcttactctcgaagtgaagctgggtattattcacagacaagagaggccagaaaactaataacattgcttcccaccatggcttgactccatctactgtctactattttcaagtcaagatactctattaagaaggctagtgagacctcatcttccttgcaagctaaaagaaccaccagaactcgtgactctacaatggataaaatggaaagccttgtggaaatgtggtacataagttttgtatgcagtaccatgatgcgcactttgtttacattccacaggttgccggttagtgtatttcccgtttcactctccctcccttcataaagttaagatcatcaacattataaagttacgtacatacatacattagtgtacattataatgacttaaattaaactacctaaatgtttaacttcataatttttactttcattaaaccttttactgtactatgatgcactctcactttgcttactctcaatggaagttcaaatcaggggttaaacttgttataatcggttcgcttaacgaagtgttttttaggaacgtaaccccttcgttaaacgggggttgcctgtatatatatatatatatatatatatatatatatatatatatatatatatatatatatatatatatatatatacagtaaagtcccgggttacgtcggtctcgagttacgtcaaactcgcagttatgtcagtccactataaggaaatttaaaattttaaaattgaaaagttctaaatcgtaaagtgcgggatttattgttattgttggccgccaggtgttactagtggttatccaccacaccgcccacctcatgcttgaatacaataacactctacgtacctcagttccaccacaccgtcgcccctggcaagagtgttcctacatctgcgtttgctgactctCTTAGTATCTtactcaatggcaccaaaaagaaaactcctgtgtgatagcagtgatgctaagaaaaggaaaaccattatgctacaagaaaaattgGACATAATAAGACATGAGAagtgaggcagcagctgtgtgtaagggagtgaagaagaaaatgggaagcccgtaaccatgacaacggggaggttgacgaccttgaggcctcacgcacctatcacaataataacaactccggagccttcgcctgggccacacgacactcgcagcccacttgcaccgtctgcgcttaTCTGCTGATCcttattgccctttcctattgcatttcctgctccgctgcccacgcttctactcccaccgcactgcactacgctcccagctgtctgccctgggcgtcacaacattcgacctgcctcaggcatccacccctctggcaacatgcagtccttcgcgttcgtggccctaatcaacaacaaaaacaagcttgtgtttcatattcctacatatttgtaaataatataacaatataaccttttacttatatatcgcttctactcctaccgcactccacaaagctcccagctgtccgccctggacgtcacaacattcgacctgcccaccctcctggcggcctcagaccGCCCTTCTCGGCATCCTGCAGTCCTTctcgttcgcggccctaatcaatatattcctacatagttgtaaataatataccaatataacaatataaccttttacttacctgaataaccataaaaaatgattggttgaaaactcgataatatgctttgaaaatacaaaaactcgagttacgtacaaaatcgacttacgtcatatttcaggaacataactctgacgtaactcgggaccttactgtatatatatatatatatatatatatatatatatatatatatatatatatatatatatatatatatatatatatatatatatatatacgctataggcctatatatatatatatatatatatatatatatatatatatatatatatatatatatatatatatatatactgtatatgcaCTATAAgccgaaatatatatatatatatatatatatatatatatatatatatatatatatatatatatatatatatatatatatatatatatatatatatatatatatatatatatatatatatatatatatatatatatatatatatatatatatatatatatatatatatatatatatatatatatatatatatatatatatatatatatatatatatatatatatatatatatatatatatatatatatatatatatatatatatatatatactatatatatacatatactgtatatatatatatatatatatatatatatatatatatatatatatatatacccaggAAACAAAAGCAGGGCGGCCCTCCGCAGGCCTTATGTACACGTCAAACCAGCAGTCCTCCACAGGCCACTGACGTAGGCCCACTGCCAGTCTTGCTGATCAGTTTTCCGGAGGGCCGCTTATGGAGGGCCAACGCAGTAATTACTGTCATACCCCGCTTATAATTGTATGGTCCAAATACACTAAAAAGgcagaattaaaagaaaatatgtaagaaatatCAGAATATATATTAATTCATAGTATTCTGTGTACACAGAGACTCAACACTTTCCAATAACAGGTTTGTGTTACGAAATAATGATGAACCTGTCAGTCACATGTGTATACtgaggtgtatatatatatatatatatatatatatatatatatatatatatatatatatatatatatatacacagtaatactctgcttaacgaacaggatagggtgtgtcaaagctgttcgtagggcgaaaattcgttaagcggacgtaattttcccataggaaataatgcaaATAgtgggggatgcgttctgggctggtccctaacataccacatgggttaaaaaaaattatacatacgtttggcagcatattgggtcaccggtgtaccactacttttatgatgtcatatgagtcattggaagttagagggagctatgtacaaattctctcctattctcgcattcatgttcacaaaacaacatttctattaggtttttacaaaccttgctcccaagaaaggattgttttgtaatgcataaagtgaaatcttacatggaataccaaaaaataaagcagagatgagatgagccacagacgaagcgggagactcgtggcgacttggccgcttcttcttcttgtgacccttttagcctgcgtgttgtctttccccatgatatttgtttccactcctctattgcctgctataatggatatcatatcttaatattcatatacgctcatgccatgaggataacctcgactccgtggcactgagtgatagtgatttagtaatgaaataccgcggtattgaAATACAGTAAGATTGGTCATCTCGCGGTAAATTGGTACTGGACTATCGGCCGCGAGATGAAAAATCGCGAGATGAGCGATATTGAAATACATGTAAATAGCATAATTGGTTCTTAGGTATGGTACATGATCATCCTATAACTCGAAATAACCgtccaaaaacacaaaatattttgCTGAAAATTGTTCACATAAACGAGGTTATGCATAATCTGTATGTTCATAAACAATATCAAACACTTTTcaacataataataaaggtTAGAATATTTTTCTACTTACGTTACGAGAGTCTGTGACTGGCTTGAGTGGCCtggcgtggtagtggtggggagcCGTGACTACTGGCTACTTGctccctcctccactgtttGTGCATCACCCCCAGCATTGAGTGCAACCTCAGCTTCAAAGCCATCAAAATCCAGAGCGATGTCATCTTCCTGTAAAAGGCCCAGCAGGTCGTCGacatcctcttcatcttcacctgGTTCAGCTGTTACGTTAGCCAGAGCATTGGCAGCCTGTGATTGACTGAAGTATCCTGTGATCAGTGACTGGTGGCGAGCATTAACACGAGACATGTAGAGGTCTTTATAAATGTTCATCACTTGATCAAGAGATGGCTGTAATATGCTGCGTGGATATGGGCGCCTGTCATATTCTTCCAGTTGTTCAGTCAGCCGTGAGAAGGTGGTGAGAATCTCAGTCAGTTGCCCAGTTGTCGGTTCGCCTGGCTGAACATTTTGCTCCTGCTGTCCATCCTCTTCAGGATCATCTTGAGCTTCATCTTCCTCAAGCATCTCCTTAATAGTAGCCTCCTCTTGATGGATACCAATAATTTCTTGCAAGTCACTGGCCTCCACAGCCGAAAAGCCAGGTGCAGGGATCAGACGTGCAGCTTCTACAGTCTGTGAGAGTGTGGTGGCTTCCTGCTGGCGCTCACGCACAGCTGTTCCGACCTCACCTAACAAAACTTCCAAGCGTGTAACACTGTagcattgtttattttctgccaGGCCTTCACAATGCGCTCAACAGCATCCTTAATGTTGTAGTTTTTCCAAAACTGGTTCACAGTTAACACTTCTCGGGTCTGAGATGGTGGTGGGTCTGAACTGGTGCTGGCGATCGGTTCATCGGGCTCATCCACTTAGCTCAGCCTTAATCCTCTCTAGTTCTTGCAGCGAGTCAATCTTGACACGCATGTCATCATAGAGAGACTGATAATAAAAGAGCTTGACGTTGCAGATGAACTCTTTATCAAGAGGCTGTAGAAGTGATGTTGTATTAGGCGGGAGGAAGACAACTTCTACATTAGGATGACGCCCTATTAGGAATTTACCATGCCCCGGAGCATTATCAATACATAGCAGCACCTTGAAATCTAAATTCTTCCTCTTGCAATAACTCTGGGCATCAGGGACAAAATGATTGTCGAACCAGTCAGTGCACAGTGCCGACGTGACCCAAGCCTTCTTATTACTGGCCCAATAAACATTAAGCTGGTTCATATTGCAATTCCTGTATGCTCTAGGCTTAGCAGAGCGATAGATGACTTGGGGCTTCATCAAACAGTCGCCACTTGCATTAGCTGTGAATAAAACAGTAATGCGGTCCTTGGAAGGCTTCACACCCCTAGCTTGTCTTTCATTCTTGGCGATGAGGGTTGATTTTGGTGCCCGCTTCCAGTAAATCCCAGTTTCATCACAGTTAAAAATCTGGTCACGGCTGTAACCGCCTTCAGTCACAAGACGTTGAAAAATCTCTGGGTAAGTTCTGGCTGCTTCCTCATCTGCTGATCTGCTTTCACCATGCTTCAGGGCATACTTaacttcatatcttttcttAAATGCTGCTAGCCAGCCTACAGAAGCCGCAAAATGGGGTGGAGGGTTAACATTTTTCTTACGGCACACTGAATCAAAGTACAGCCGTG
The window above is part of the Portunus trituberculatus isolate SZX2019 chromosome 38, ASM1759143v1, whole genome shotgun sequence genome. Proteins encoded here:
- the LOC123514658 gene encoding tigger transposable element-derived protein 1-like, producing MSSVSGSGGNRGGNSGEKRGGREKREYRKGVKLRKYTLQEKKEMVQMMNNGARTCDIMRKFNCPESTVRSVRKNKENLAASVKVFSRFPSARTLADTSQRNRLLAIMEHYLNEWVIRRDREKGDLSGPAIRSQARLYFDSVCRKKNVNPPPHFAASVGWLAAFKKRYEVKYALKHGESRSADEEAARTYPEIFQRLVTEGGYSRDQIFNCDETGIYWKRAPKSTLIAKNERQARGVKPSKDRITVLFTANASGDCLMKPQVIYRSAKPRAYRNCNMNQLNVYWASNKKAWVTSALCTDWFDNHFVPDAQSYCKRKNLDFKVLLCIDNAPGHGKFLIGRHPNVEVVFLPPNTTSLLQPLDKEFICNVKLFYYQSLYDDMRVKIDSLQELERIKAELSLAENKQCYSVTRLEVLLGEVGTAVRERQQEATTLSQTVEAARLIPAPGFSAVEASDLQEIIGIHQEEATIKEMLEEDEAQDDPEEDGQQEQNVQPGEPTTGQLTEILTTFSRLTEQLEEYDRRPYPRSILQPSLDQVMNIYKDLYMSRVNARHQSLITGYFSQSQAANALANVTAEPGEDEEDVDDLLGLLQEDDIALDFDGFEAEVALNAGGDAQTVEEGASSQ